The window TTCCAGTACTTCCAGGCCGGCAATATAGCGTTCCCAATAGGGAAGGAGTTGTGTGAAGCCGTGGAGCAGTACAGGAGCGCTGTTGGCGGCAGTAGTGTGGCAGGATCCGCGCTCATACTAGGCCGGAAAAAACTATTGCGTATGATCGGCGCCGACAAGGAATACGATATGATCCATGCAGGCATGCTGTCAATGATTGAGTTCCTGCATGCCCTACATGATTTTTTTACCCAACTGGATACAGGGGAAAACAAGCATCCTTACCTGGCTGCCATCCGGGAAGTAAAGCAGGTGTTGCATAGTGCCGGCCTGCAAAAAGTGCTGGCCGGGCGGGGTGCCACCGAATTGCCGTTCCTGAAAGTAATCCAATATGATCATCTCTTGCGGTATAAGCACCAGCAGGAACTCGACCGGGTAATGCAGTTACTTTATGAAACAGATGTATGCATTACCGTTGCCCGGATTGCCAGAGAGCGCAAATTTACCTATGCCTGGGCCAACCCTTTTGTGGAAGGCGCCAACCGGATTGAAATGATCAATGTGGCCCATCCCCAACTGGCAGGGGCCGTTGCCAATAGTGTCCATACAGATTATGATCGTAACCTGATCTTCCTCACGGGCGCTAACATGGCCGGGAAGTCTACCTTCATGAAATCTTTTGGGATAGCGTTATACCTCGCGCACATGGGGTTTCCTGTTGCGGCAGAGCGTATGACCTTTTCGGTACAGGACGGCCTGTTTACTTCCATCAATGTGCCGGATAACCTCAACATGGGCTATAGCCATTTCTATGCAGAGGTGCTGCGGGTAAAGCAGGTGGCGGAAGCAGTAAGTAGTTCCCAAAACCTGGTCATCATCTTTGATGAGCTGTTCAAAGGAACCAATGTGAAAGATGCTTATGATGCTACCGTGGCCGTTACAGAGGCGTTTGGAGAGAACCGGAATTGCACCTTCATTGTATCTACACACATTGTGGAAGCGGGAGAAGTGTTGCGGGAACGTTGTTCCAATATGCAATTTGTGTATTTCCCCACTATCATGGATAAACAGGTTCCGCGGTATACCTATCAACTACAGGAAGGCATATCTGCCGACCGGCATGGCATGATGATCATTACCAATGAAGGTATTGTAGATATTATAAGCGGAAAAGCCTTAGCATAAATCGCCTCTGATGTAGCACAATGCTGACCCTTTGAATGTAAAGAGGCCGTCCATACGTGACGGCCTTCTTTTTTGAAAAACGAGTTTATCACTATCCTAATGAACAGGTGTGTCTGCCTGGCTGCCCCCATGGGCAAATGCCTCCGATAATTCAGGATGTACTTTCTTTTCCCGGTTCAATACCTTCCAGATAATAACAATGCTGAGCAGCATACATACAGCCCCGATCAAAAAGTGTATGCCCGGGAAATGAAAGGGCGCCTTATTCGTAGTAAAATAAGTAAATGTGCTGTTCATGATCAGGGGGCCAATGATGGTGGTAAGACTCATCAAACTGGTAAGGGCGCCTTGCAGCTCGCCCTGCTGGTTGGCCGGTACGTGAACAGATATAACGGATTGCAGGGAGGGACCGCAAATACCGCCAAGGCAGTAGGGCACCAGGAAAGCAAACATCATCCATCCCTGTGTGGCAAACGCAAACAGGATCAGGCCCAGGGTGTATAACGACAGACCCACATAAATACTCTTTTCATTTCCGAGCTTAGGTACAACCACCCTTGTTAGCCCGGCCTGCACAGCTCCCACCAGTACGCCTACGACTGCCAGTGAAATCCCTACCATCTTTTCAGTCCAGTTAAACCGGTAAATAGTAAAGAAGTTCCAGTTGCCTTGAACAGACTGGCCCCCCAGATAGATCAGGAAAAAGCCAAAGGCCAGGCCACCGATCTCAGGGTGTTTGGTTAAAAATTGCAGGGAACCAAAGGGGTTGGCGCGTTTCCATTCAAAGGGCCGGCGGTTCTCTTTGCTTAATGATTCGGGTAATAAGAAATACCCGTATAAACAGTTCAGCAGGCAAAGGGCGGCGGCAGCATAGAAGGGTGCGCGTATGCCCCAGGTGGCCAGTAAGGCGCCCAGTGCCGGTCCCAGCACAAAGCCCAAACCAAAAGCAGCACCGATCAGGCCAAAATTCTTGGCCCTTGATGTTTCATCCGTACTGATATCTGCAATATAGGCGGTGGCAGTAGTAAAACTGGCGCCTGTAATACCGGCAATCACACGGCCTACAAACAGCCATCCATAAGTGGGCGCCAATGCCAGGATAATATAATCAATGCCAAAACCCAACAGGGAAAACAGTAAAACCGGCCGGCGGCCGTACCGGTCGCTCAGGTTACCGATGACCGGTGCAAATAGAAATTGGGTAATAGCAAAAACCGACAATAAAAGGGCTCCATAAGTACTGGCTTCATTAACCGGTATATGTTTTAACTGGGCAATCAGGTCGGCCATTACAGGAATGATCAATCCCCATCCCATTACGTCAATCAGTAATGTAACGAATATAAAGCCAATAGCGGATTTCCTGGATGTGTGCATAAAGGTTTAAAAATTAAAGCGTAGCAAACATAGGACGATATATTCATAAATACAGGAGGTGATTACGTCATTTTACAGGCGAAATGCGTCTTTATGCCCCAAATTATTTCCCAACCTACCCAACCCCAGGGGGCGCCCGGTGGTATATGCAACAAATTGTGATACTATGCGAAAACTTATACTTATCCTACTACTCGGTCTCTTCCTGCAGGAAGAAATACAGGCCCAATGCAACCCTGCTTTTTATACAAGCATTAATGGGGCTACCATACAATTATACGCTGCCGATTCCAGCCTCTATTTAGCGCATAGCTGGAAATTCGGGGACGGCACCTATGGATGGGGCGCCCATGCAACACATACTTATAATTTGCCGGGCACCTATGTGGTCAAACATTATGTGGTTGACTCATTGAACAATTGCCGTGATTCGGCCCAGCAAACCATCACCATTAGCTTTACGGCAAGCTGCGCCGCTTCCTTCTCTGCGAAAAAAGACTCTATTATCCCCAATCGCTATTATTTCTATTCTACTTCCACCGTGGGGGGAGGAAGCATCCAGTCCTACAAGTGGACCGTGAACGGCGATTCGGTATCCTCCGCACCAACATTCAACCGGTTACTGAACCCGGGCTTCAACCTCGTTTGCCTGGCCATTAAAACGACGGCCGGCTGTACATCATCTACATGCGATAGTATTTATGTTGACACAACAGGCAACTGTAATTGGTCGGCCTTCTTTACCTATACCTACGGTCCTGCGAATGCAGCACAGGTGAGCTTTTCGCCAACCCCATTGATCCCCGGCCTGTCGTATTACTGGAACTTTGGCGATGGCTCTGTTTCATACCTGCAGTCGCCCACACACCTGTACAGTGCCCCCGGCACCTATAGCGTTATCCTGACCATTATAGATTCAGCCGCCGGTTGCTTCGATACCGCGCGTCGCTCTGTCATTATCATACCAAAGCCAGATACCTGCAAGGCTTCCTTTATAGCTATGAAGGACTCTGTTTACCCGAACAAATATTACTTCTATTCCACTTCCACGGGAGGAAGCATCCTGTCCTACAAGTGGACGGTGAACGGCGATTCGGTATCCTCCGCACCGGCATTCAACCAGTTGCTGGACCCGGGCTTCAACCTCGTTTGCCTCATTATTAAAACGGCGGCCGGCTGTAGGTCATCAAAATGCGATAGTATTTATGTTGACACAACAGTCGTTGACACAACAGGCAACTGTAACTGGTCAGCGTCTTTTACTTATACCGTTAATCCTTCACAGCCCAACCAATATGCGTTTACGGCTGTCAGCAGCGACACAGTAGTCATATCATACCACTGGATGATCCAACGATGTGACTCTACCAGTACAGATTCCGTGACGTACAATACTGCCAATCCCGTACACACGTTTACCAGTCCGGGTTGTTATCGGGTATGCTTACATTTGCTCACCCTAAATGGGTGCAGCAAATCTTACTGCGATACGGTGAGTGTAAACTATAGTCCGGCAGCAGGCTTTGTCACTTCCTTTCCCAATCCTGTTCAGGGCGGCCAGGTACAGCTTCGTTTGGACCTTGTACAGTCGGCAAAAGTAAAAATAACCGTAATCAATTCGTTTGGCCATCCGGTGTATACCAACGAAAAAGCTTACGGAACAGGGCAAAGCAGGATCAGTATACCGGTAGACAAACTGCAGCGTGGACTGTACTATATAGATATCCAGTATGGCAACAACCGGAAAAGAAGTGTTTTCCAGAAATTATAAAAAGAGGTGAAAGAAGGATCAGTACTTGCTTAACGAACAGGAGAACATAAACCAGATCATCAGCGGTTGTAAAAACAAAGACCGCAGGGCTCAGGAGTTGCTGTACCGTAACTTTTACAGGGCTATGATGACCATTTGTGTCAGGTATACCCAAAATGAGGCGGACGCAATAGAAGTTTTAAACACTGGATTTTATAAAGTATATGAAAATATTCATGCATATGACGCCCGGAAGGCAACACTCTATACCTGGATTCGGACAATAGTGATCAATAGCTGCCTCAATTTTATTAAGGCAAGAAATTCAAAGTCAGCATGGAAAGAATTGGATCAGGCGGCAGGTGTACACTTGCCGCCTGATGTATTTGCAAAAATGTCTTCCGCGGATATATTACGGTTGGTGCGACAGTTGCCTCCGGCAACCCAGGCAGTTTTCAACCTGTATGTAATGGAGGGATTCAGTCATAAGGAGATCGCCCAGATGCTGGGTATCAGCGATGGTACCAGTAAATGGCACCTGAGTGAGGCCAGAAAGACATTGCAAAACCTGATTACCAAAGAGGAACAAGGTACATGAGCGAAAGATTACCATACGAACAACAATTGCAGCAGCAATGGACCGACATCCCCTTGCCGGATGAAAATGCGGCATGGGATGACATGGCCAGGAGGCTGAAAGAAGACGATGACGACAAGGCCATTGTCTTCTGGTGGCGTCCCGGCTGCGGGTTGCTGGGCGTGTTGTTGGTAATACTCGGTCTGGGATGGTGGATACTAAGGCCCGAAAAGCAGTTCCTGCATAATGGCGGTGATACCGGGCAACAGGTTACCACAAAAATGGATCAGAAAAAGTCCGCTAGAAGTAAGCACGATAACAAACCGTCTGATCAATCAGGTGGAAAAAACAATTTGGATCACAACAACAAACCGGAGACCCACAC of the Paraflavitalea devenefica genome contains:
- a CDS encoding TCR/Tet family MFS transporter, whose amino-acid sequence is MHTSRKSAIGFIFVTLLIDVMGWGLIIPVMADLIAQLKHIPVNEASTYGALLLSVFAITQFLFAPVIGNLSDRYGRRPVLLFSLLGFGIDYIILALAPTYGWLFVGRVIAGITGASFTTATAYIADISTDETSRAKNFGLIGAAFGLGFVLGPALGALLATWGIRAPFYAAAALCLLNCLYGYFLLPESLSKENRRPFEWKRANPFGSLQFLTKHPEIGGLAFGFFLIYLGGQSVQGNWNFFTIYRFNWTEKMVGISLAVVGVLVGAVQAGLTRVVVPKLGNEKSIYVGLSLYTLGLILFAFATQGWMMFAFLVPYCLGGICGPSLQSVISVHVPANQQGELQGALTSLMSLTTIIGPLIMNSTFTYFTTNKAPFHFPGIHFLIGAVCMLLSIVIIWKVLNREKKVHPELSEAFAHGGSQADTPVH
- a CDS encoding MutS-related protein, which gives rise to MSFTVDKQTLDDLNMAGRYNGTSIFSLFNHTHTRGGEQLLESMFRQPLSDAEAINTRSSIFQYFQAGNIAFPIGKELCEAVEQYRSAVGGSSVAGSALILGRKKLLRMIGADKEYDMIHAGMLSMIEFLHALHDFFTQLDTGENKHPYLAAIREVKQVLHSAGLQKVLAGRGATELPFLKVIQYDHLLRYKHQQELDRVMQLLYETDVCITVARIARERKFTYAWANPFVEGANRIEMINVAHPQLAGAVANSVHTDYDRNLIFLTGANMAGKSTFMKSFGIALYLAHMGFPVAAERMTFSVQDGLFTSINVPDNLNMGYSHFYAEVLRVKQVAEAVSSSQNLVIIFDELFKGTNVKDAYDATVAVTEAFGENRNCTFIVSTHIVEAGEVLRERCSNMQFVYFPTIMDKQVPRYTYQLQEGISADRHGMMIITNEGIVDIISGKALA
- a CDS encoding RNA polymerase sigma factor yields the protein MLNEQENINQIISGCKNKDRRAQELLYRNFYRAMMTICVRYTQNEADAIEVLNTGFYKVYENIHAYDARKATLYTWIRTIVINSCLNFIKARNSKSAWKELDQAAGVHLPPDVFAKMSSADILRLVRQLPPATQAVFNLYVMEGFSHKEIAQMLGISDGTSKWHLSEARKTLQNLITKEEQGT
- a CDS encoding PKD domain-containing protein; translation: MRKLILILLLGLFLQEEIQAQCNPAFYTSINGATIQLYAADSSLYLAHSWKFGDGTYGWGAHATHTYNLPGTYVVKHYVVDSLNNCRDSAQQTITISFTASCAASFSAKKDSIIPNRYYFYSTSTVGGGSIQSYKWTVNGDSVSSAPTFNRLLNPGFNLVCLAIKTTAGCTSSTCDSIYVDTTGNCNWSAFFTYTYGPANAAQVSFSPTPLIPGLSYYWNFGDGSVSYLQSPTHLYSAPGTYSVILTIIDSAAGCFDTARRSVIIIPKPDTCKASFIAMKDSVYPNKYYFYSTSTGGSILSYKWTVNGDSVSSAPAFNQLLDPGFNLVCLIIKTAAGCRSSKCDSIYVDTTVVDTTGNCNWSASFTYTVNPSQPNQYAFTAVSSDTVVISYHWMIQRCDSTSTDSVTYNTANPVHTFTSPGCYRVCLHLLTLNGCSKSYCDTVSVNYSPAAGFVTSFPNPVQGGQVQLRLDLVQSAKVKITVINSFGHPVYTNEKAYGTGQSRISIPVDKLQRGLYYIDIQYGNNRKRSVFQKL